The Dysidea avara chromosome 11, odDysAvar1.4, whole genome shotgun sequence genome includes the window TTGGCAAGCTGTCTGTGaaaaatttcccccttgaaatTCAAAATGGCATCGTTTTATGTATAAAAGTCTGGAAAAGCCCCTCTTCAAATTTTAAATGGCAGCGATTCACAAAAGTTTTACCCTTGAAAATGACTTGCTATAGTAACTATATAGTGGCAGTATGCAACTACAGCATTATCTATTTAATACACAGATTATATACAGCAGAATAGAATACAATCACAAAATCATAATAGGGTGTAATGTATGCACAAAGGCAGCTCTATATGAAATACTTAATTTTCTTATGATAGTAAGATGTAGTAACTCCAACAACTGCAAATATTATTGACAGTAATGCAATGACTCCAAACACCACTGCTATAATAATTTCAAAACTGTGATTGTCGTCTATATGTTCCGTCTCTGTTATGCTCCTGCACTCATTGCTCACAGCATTGATATACCCCTCAACTTGTATGTTGACCAATTGTGAGTTGAATTTCTTATTAAGTATGATACTGACATCATCAACCTTGAGGTTTTGCACACAACCATAAAATTCCTGGTCAGACAAATCTTGAAGGTAGTCATGAAGTCTTGACACACCTCCAACAGTGATCTTTGTTGAACGATGCACAAAAGACATCCTGACATCTACTGGTGTTGGAACTTGTGTGAGATGTGTTATAGTCCATGACAAGTTTGATGTTGTCTCCTTCGATGGTCACTTCTACACTGTGCCAGTTGTCATCATTAAAATGACCCTCCACTGTCACTCTATTACACAGTGAGCCATTCTGGTAGGCATAGTAATGAACACTGGAGTTGTCAAACTATGTACAAAGACAATACTTAGGTAACTATACTAGCAGTTGTATAGCATAAACTAGTACTAGTGTCAATCAGAGATTTGTATTGCATATTCAGCTTACCCAGAACACTCCCAGGTTTCCACTGCCATCTTCAGTTCTGCTGCTTAATACAACAGCTTCTATTGTGGCAGTACGAAACTCGAATGTCACTTGTTCTACTGCTTGTCTTGTCTGTCTGCTCTGCTGTAAGGCTAAATAAAAATCTTCCTTTGGTTTAATAATCAAATCAGCTCTTCGATTTTTCCCTGTGAAGCTGACTAAGGTAGATGGAGCTACGAGAAACAAAATTATTACAGTGTGTAATAACATAATAGCATTGCATAATAATAACAGAAACATTCACTGTACAATATCCATCATAAATTCATTATGTAATTTTGAAAGCACAGGTTTCAAAAATTGATATATATGACTTCCCTACAGGTGGTTAATTTTTCGTGAGAATACTAGAAGCAGCAGTTCAGTGGGTTCTCACTGGAATGTATTATACACTTATAAAAATGTTAAGTTTTGCTTTGACAGGTGACCTTTACTAAAGCAAAAGACTGAACTTGCTACCGCATAAAATATTTGGCTTTTAAATACTTTTCCTTTACATACTTTCCTTCATTGGTACAGTCTCTCCCCATTCACTTTGAAAAAAATTTATGTGTCATATTACTAACCAAGTAAACAACTGGCTCCAACAACTTCACAGTCACAATATGGTTTTTCATCCACTACAAAATTCACGCAGGTTTCATTTTCACATGTGTCACATTTTTCCATGCGTGATCCAACTGCACAGCCATCAACAACATTGTGTGACTTCATGCATCTGTTGTTTTGGATTTTGTCAGACAATTCAATGTGATTTCCATTGATAATGAGATCACGCATACAGCCAACATAGTCCCTGCTCCTAACATGATTCAGTGGAACAATAACCTCAGCAGGTACTCCACCAACGTACACCCCAGTCATTTTATCTTGAGATGATAATGAATTACTGGATATCCTGGACACAACAAACAACTCATGGGTTGGACAGACATGCAAACATAAACACATTTTTTATCATGTGCCGGTCTTTGGTCAGCTGTAGTGCACTTATCTATATAATTACGTATATTAGTGTACAATGAAACCAGGAGTCTGATTTAAAAACTTGTTGTATACTAAGCGTCAACTGAATTCTGCCATTCAGAAATCAGagaaataaaaataacaatttaattcctaattcccCAGTAAGTCAAGGGTCAAACCAGGAGCTGCCTGGCAAGTAAAGGAAATACTCAGACTACTACTAAATGTGAGTGGTCAGGGACAATATATGCAGTAAAATTGCCTAGTTATTGTGTTGACGCACACCATTTTATATGGTGGACGTTGTATACATTTGAGTGGTATAATGAAATGCATAGATcagtggtgactgctctattagagtatatcgattgtTCATGAAATCTCTCATTGTGTTGTTACTTGGTTATAAGGTAGTGAAGGCTGCAAGGAAGTAAGATATTGCCACCACTTTATGAAACTAGCATATATATAAAATTTCCAGTAAAAGTTTTGTCAGTACCATGAGTGCATAGCACTCAAAGATATAGCCATAAGTTGAATGTGGAGGAGGAGCATTTGCCCTAAATACCTGAATGGGGTTGGCTGGTTATCAGAGTGGATTATGTACTTAATTTAACAAGTAGGTAGCTAACTGTGATATTATACAGTCTCAAAATATTTAATCAGTTTCATGTACAGCTATTTGTTACTGCCTCAAAGAATTCTGTTACTGATAGCTAATAGCATGGTCTTTAAAAAGACGAGGTGAAAAAGCTTCTGAGATCAAAGGTGGCAGGCAGCCAAGACATGGCTGTATgatcagccatttcttggccaccacttctgatttcacaacttttttcgaTCAGTGGCTGACTTGGacatttaaaatacaaaaagaagtaaccAAGCTATTAAAAAGAGTGTGGCGTTTTAAAAAGGGGTTTATCCAATTTCTTCTTGAAGGCAAAAGTATTGTATTATAGACTTTTTGTTAATTACTTTTGTATTACTCtaagagtgcacattttttcgaggatttctaatagaacactcatagAATATTCTAGATAAATTTTTGAAATTATAAACTTCATAGAATTTTTATATATAATGTATAAATTAAGGTAGCcaatggctgttctattagaatattttgaatCCGCAATTTTACATCAGGTTTACTTTTCTCCTGGTAGCTAACTCTGTAGTTGTCATGCAAatattttaaaccacaaaaagtttgagcttatgatggttaacctatacatACACCAATTTTCACCTTATTCCCTtgagtggtttaccctgtaagtaTGACAAAAAGTCTTTAATGCTAATAATCAcccataactctgtgaatgtctGCACCAAACTTATACATGAATTTGGCCACATTTATACATAAAATTTCAAGGGATCAAATTGCACCTTTGCCTCTATATTggcttttgtaaagtgtgcaaagaAAGAAAAACATAAATCAACTCCCAAagcacaaagaaaaaaaaatttaagccaaattttgaggGCTCCTATTTTACAAGTCTATGTGATGGTATTTGTAACATAAAATATTCAAGTTGGAGAAGGTAGCACTGAGCTACATATtttgtgaaaatgatgttttctgTCAATATGGTGATggtgtggtgtgctggcttTCTTAGCTGCATGACAATGAACTCTTAATCATGTCACTTACAGGCTGAACTCTTCTAGGTTCTCTTCAACCAGTctgattttcactgatggatTCTACAGATAAAATATGAAATGAATGATTGTTACACACACCTAGCTCTCATCAACTATTGGACACACTTGTCCCGTAAGGGATAACAAGTAAACACATTACATATTATTGGATGATACACACCTATGGATTACCATTCTCCCTTATtcctaaacacacacacacacacacacacacacacacacacacacacacacacacacacacacacacacacacacacacacacacacacacacacacacactatacctgTCCAGTTATTGTAAGCACAATCTGATACCATGTGTTGTTAGTAGAGGCCCTGTTATCTGTGCGATTAAAAGCTGCTGCAGTGCGAGAAATTATTGTACCATCTCTCAACTCCAATGTAACAAATTTGTCGACATCTTCAATAGCATAAAACAATAATCCATTCAGAGATTTTGGTAATATTTGAAGTGTCACGTTTAAGCCATCAAAACTTGGAAACACTTCTATGTAAGTCTGATAAGATCTTGGTTTAAAGCTAACAGCACTGAATGTACAATTTCTCCCATAGTAGTTATCCACAcatctacatatgtgaccggatttgcgaaaaggtaccttttccacacatttgacataccagcaaacaaaatgatgtaacacttgactccttacactgattaacttgctcttagtatcaaattgTAGCTGGATACTGTAGCCACATTCAGTTAAAATTGCAAGCATGtgtatgccatgatcaaaatgttatgaagctttaaagttaaaaaaatgggtcaaattttgtgtgtgaaaaaggtaccttttcgcaaatccggtcacatatataatctAAGTTGTCATTGATGTTAGTGCATTGTCCACCATTAAAGCAAGGCTGTCTGCTGCTACAAGGAAACTTTATAGTGGAACAATTTTCTCCATCATAAGTGTCATCTGCACACTCACACGTGTAGTCATTGTCTGTGTTGTTACATGTAGCTTCGTTATCACAAGGATTCTGCTCACAAAAGTTGGTCCATACATAAATGCTGAAGGTGACCATGctacaaagaccacctccatcAGTGGCCACTATTGGAAATAAATACGGATAAGCCGAAACAGTGGAAGGTGCATTAATAGTAATGTCTCCAGATTGTGTATTTATTGAAACAAAACTGCTGGCATTGTTTGATTCTGTACTTTGGCTATACCTCACTTCTCCAAATGATCCTGTATCACCATCCATAGCATTAACAGTCAATGTTACTGGAAATGATGTAGTGTTCAAAATACTGTATAGGTTAGATTTTTAGTGACAAACAATGCATTAACTTAGCAttaactctcttacatggtggtttctttgtagctgaactctctacaaagtgacttcttctagctgatctatctacaggatgacttcatagcggaactttctactgggtgatttgtttgcagctaaactcttcgcatgattgtttctttgtaactgaactctctacaaggtaacttcttctagctgatctctctacaggatgacttgtttctaactgaactctctatagtgtgatctgttcatagcggaactttctactgggtgatttgtttgcagctaaactctttgcatgattgtttctttgtaactgaactctctacaaggtaacttcttctagctgatctctctacagggcaatttgtttgtagctgaattctctacagggtgatttatttgagctgaactctctacatgatggcttctttgtagctgaactctctattaggtaccttcttctagctgatctgactacagggtgacttgtttgtagctgaattccctatagaataacttgcaatgtaatataactgtgtaaattatacatgcagctgaatgctttattagggtgactgttctattagagtatctcgatctcgcatttgctgcacgtagttgcctttcgaatcataactcagtgatttgtaatccgattcttctgtactactgcaagaactttctatgatgattattccagctacatactgattttcagctcgttgctctgagcggtttgcctggtagacacgaaaactaatagttttttattcataaaaatcgatcgcgtaattttgacacaggttgggttttgtgtcatatctccatggtctttacctggatttctttcaaaccacaaaaaggcactcctacgatggttactccatctacatatccattttcaactgattcctccaaggggtttaccctgtaggcgtgacagaccttcgaccttattttacgcaaataatcggtaataactccgtgaatgttcatcggatttctaccaaagttggtacggagatccgccttaatgagccctttaagtgtgccaaattgcagcccaatccgagcacgcattcatgttttatggcgaattttgcgaagtgtgcgaaatgaagatgaagaagaaaaaaaacgaagaaattaaaacgaaattttgttcgctcgtatctcggaaatggctggagagattttcttcaaatttggtatgtagactcccctaactgggcggcacgtctctagtaaatttggttccaatcggataagggatcacagagctacataggtgtgaaaattgcgttttctttcttcctgttaatatactcacggtgtggcgcgccggcttcttgggccgcaggacatatcgtgtgtcttgataatcatCTTAACCTGCATTTTGTCCTTactaaaaacaaactagtgaagttACCAAATGTAGTGAAGCATGGTTAGTTGACTTATAAACCCTTTGATAGCAGAGGTCACTCTGGCCCCAGCCTTCCTTATTAACAAAAcaaggtcaagtcattaagtTGGTAGCTAAAAATGTATGTCAACCATACCACCAAGTGATAgtttataattatgttgattTTTAGAATGGTGTAAAAGCACTAATACAGCATTGATTCTTTATACTCAACAGTGTGAActgtgtacacacatgcacacactataaGATCAGTTTTGCTATATGCTTTTTTCATGCAGGCTCACTACTATAATCTCTGCCACGATTCGCTGTTAATACTGAGGTGGTCATAACACACCAGCACAGGTGTGATATTGCTGTCCAAGCTGGCACATCTTTACAAGGGTAGTATGCACACCACATCAGTCACACTAATAAGAGTGTGACCATAAATTTTCAACTGATAAAAAGCACTTAATGCATTTAGGAGCGGGAGGCATGTCATGACATGCTATTAGCAAAGTCAACCACTAATCTCAGTATTATTTGTGATATGCTGCATTATCTACAGTTTTGCAATTGGTGTTACAatcctggaatgtcaacaatcaACAAACAGTACACAGCACTATGtgtcagtcagcaacttaccTACTTTAACATCTCTACTTAaaaattgttttcaaaatgtatttaaaacctatatcaccaagcatggagtttgattgtgggttttaatttcactcaaTCAAGGCTTACATTTTCTACAGTACGATATGTACTGGCCCCACTGGTCATTAGCGCACAGCATTGTTACGTTTTTTACATTCTCATGTCTGATGACATAACTGAATGTATTTTATTTAGCTATGAGCTAatggaaattaattttgttgatgcaAACATATATTCCAGCTTTGTGCATTGATTTGAACTGTctgtgtgtaatggcttagcacaaaatgagTTTACTGTCACGgttatattttaataacacATAAATTCAATGAAATTGATACTTTGCAATCCTTCTTACAACCcctcaatgataaaggatgccacAAAATACCTCTTTTAAATACTAGAATCATCTATCATGGCAGAGAATAGCTTTTCATGTATAAATATTGGTGTCATACACACCAATTTAgagtcacactgcttgtcttatgtgctttacacaccatatcctgaaagtgtgactgcaccccaagggtgtgctgctggtcaagtgtgctatgaccacctgaGTTTTAACAGtgaatactcactatttttgtgtagtgacgttaactactatgtagtgagggtcactactaATTAGTATATGCtcataatgtgcatgcatgcagtcaGTGTATGATGGTGTGGTAGCAATAGTCTGGTATCGTATTATTTGTCTATAACGGCAggatcatatctcagtattttTGTAGTTCAGTCAACTCAGGTATAGCTCTGGGGACCTATCAACACTATAGATGTGATTGTTAGCTGTCCATATCTCTAGAAGCACACAGGACTGCACCTATGAACCTCCTGCTAAGTATAATTATACTATAGTTTTAATTGCCTTTGTGGGCTCATGCACTGACTCAGTGTTCCTATACTGTACTTATACCTATGGACAGACATATGGTGTCTGCCCCACAGGAGTTCCCATAGTATATATGCAACTGTATGTTTTGTTGACATGCATGAAGAAGCAGTTTTACATATTTCTGGATTGTTTTGGAACACGAAACATATATAATAAATGGTCTCACAAGCTCGTGTTAATGGATAAACACTTATAATGAGCTTATTGTGACAAGTAACACCGCATGTACTGGACCTGTAATTGCA containing:
- the LOC136239416 gene encoding neurexin-1b-like — translated: MTGVYVGGVPAEVIVPLNHVRSRDYVGCMRDLIINGNHIELSDKIQNNRCMKSHNVVDGCAVGSRMEKCDTCENETCVNFVVDEKPYCDCEVVGASCLLAPSTLVSFTGKNRRADLIIKPKEDFYLALQQSRQTRQAVEQVTFEFRTATIEAVVLSSRTEDGSGNLGVFWFDNSSVHYYAYQNGSLCNRVTVEGHFNDDNWHSVEVTIEGDNIKLVMDYNTSHTSSNTSRCQDVFCASFNKDHCWRCVKTS